The segment CGCTTAATTGCACCGCGCCCGACTGGCTCTTGACCGCCGTTCCGAGAATTTCCATGACGGCCGGCGTCAACACATGCATGCCAAAAAAACACAAGTAATGGCCGGCGCGCAAACCCGGGATGATGAGTTTCTGCTCGGCTTCGGTCGGAGTGGGTTTCTCCAGCACGTTGTCCACCTGGTAAAGACGCTGTTGGGCCTGGACCCGTTTACCACCGACTGCGCCATAGTAGGGCAGTTTGCTTTCATGGGTTGCCTGCACGGCCGACACCGCACACTTTTCAGATCGGGCTACTTCCACCAATTGCTGGGCGCAACCTTTTTGAGTGCCGCTGACATAGAGATGATCGCCGACCAGCAGCAGAAACGACTCGTTACCGATCAACGCCTGGGCGCAATGCACCGCGTGACCATAACCAAGTGGCTGCGATTGCTCGATAAAATGCAACCGCTTGGCGTGCGGTCCGGCAGCGGCGGCATAAGCGGCCTGATCCCCCGGACAAATCACCACCCCAATATCCTCAACCCCAGCCCGGAGGATTTCCTCGATGATGATCGCCAGCGCCGTCTTGGAGTGGCCATCGCTATCCACGAGCGTGTGCAATGGGAGGGTGCGTTGCGTTTTGCTCGCGGCGGTG is part of the Verrucomicrobiota bacterium genome and harbors:
- a CDS encoding sugar phosphate nucleotidyltransferase; the protein is MEIKHAIITAASKTQRTLPLHTLVDSDGHSKTALAIIIEEILRAGVEDIGVVICPGDQAAYAAAAGPHAKRLHFIEQSQPLGYGHAVHCAQALIGNESFLLLVGDHLYVSGTQKGCAQQLVEVARSEKCAVSAVQATHESKLPYYGAVGGKRVQAQQRLYQVDNVLEKPTPTEAEQKLIIPGLRAGHYLCFFGMHVLTPAVMEILGTAVKSQSGAVQLSAALAQLAGRERYLAYEVQGRRYDIGAKYGLLTGQLALSLEGKDREEVLTSIVELLAQKAR